Proteins from a single region of Acidovorax sp. NCPPB 3576:
- a CDS encoding glycosyltransferase — protein sequence MKNYLLYDFMQVAGGAERVTLTLAEAFPEFQTVVSRCYPDAQPLMSASPATVQTLHGGWSSVLPRILESLWCFRFRAGLLKDAQTVLYSGFYAPLAVYQQRAGRRLYYCHTIPRFAYDLYDSTLAGFPFWLRPAYALFVRWFRAQYEAAIGRMDRIFVNSENVRARLHRYTGLDAEVVYPPVATQHFRFLGDEGYYLSTARLVPNKRVEVIVQAFLQMPNRSLVVLSGGPELERLKALAGNAPNIQFTGWQTDEALRHWVGNARCVIYLPVDEDFGMSPVEAMAAGKPVIGVAEGGLLETVVPGQTGVLVAPAPTPGAVMDAVTQIEQIHGEDLSAQCRLRAQQFTEAAFIARMQAILR from the coding sequence ATGAAAAACTACCTGCTGTACGACTTCATGCAGGTGGCCGGCGGTGCGGAGCGCGTGACGCTCACGCTGGCGGAGGCCTTTCCCGAGTTTCAGACCGTGGTCAGCCGCTGCTACCCCGATGCCCAGCCGTTGATGAGCGCTTCTCCCGCCACGGTGCAGACGCTGCACGGTGGCTGGTCTTCCGTGCTGCCGCGCATTCTGGAGAGCCTGTGGTGCTTTCGCTTCCGGGCGGGGCTTCTAAAAGATGCACAGACCGTGCTGTACAGCGGCTTTTACGCGCCCCTGGCCGTCTATCAACAGCGGGCTGGCCGGCGCTTGTACTACTGCCACACGATTCCCCGGTTTGCCTACGACCTGTACGACAGCACGCTGGCCGGTTTTCCGTTCTGGCTGCGGCCTGCGTACGCCCTGTTCGTGCGCTGGTTCCGGGCGCAGTACGAGGCGGCCATCGGGCGCATGGACCGCATTTTCGTGAACTCCGAGAACGTGCGGGCACGGCTCCATCGCTACACGGGGCTGGACGCCGAGGTGGTCTATCCCCCCGTGGCGACGCAGCACTTTCGTTTTTTGGGAGACGAGGGCTATTACCTGTCCACCGCACGGCTGGTGCCGAACAAGCGGGTGGAGGTGATCGTGCAGGCCTTCCTGCAGATGCCAAATCGCTCCCTGGTGGTCTTGTCGGGCGGGCCGGAGCTGGAGCGATTGAAGGCCCTGGCGGGAAATGCGCCCAACATTCAATTCACCGGTTGGCAGACCGATGAGGCGCTGCGGCACTGGGTGGGCAACGCGCGCTGCGTGATCTATCTGCCCGTGGATGAGGACTTCGGCATGTCCCCCGTGGAGGCCATGGCCGCAGGCAAGCCCGTGATCGGCGTGGCCGAAGGCGGATTGCTGGAGACCGTGGTTCCCGGCCAGACGGGTGTCCTGGTCGCTCCTGCGCCCACGCCTGGGGCCGTCATGGACGCCGTGACACAGATCGAGCAGATCCATGGCGAAGACCTGTCCGCCCAGTGCCGGCTGCGCGCCCAGCAATTCACCGAAGCCGCCTTCATTGCAAGGATGCAGGCGATCCTTCGATAA
- a CDS encoding glycosyltransferase — translation MALRVLHIGKFFPPYLGGMEVFLADLIEAQRAQGIEAFALVHGTPLPQDPPWLVRVPVQFNLVYAPIALGFRSALGRAIRRFQPDVLHLHLPNNSALWALTLPAARKVPCVVHWHSDIVVSDIKLSVALAYFLYRPFEHAVLDRAQMIFATSPPYLEASAPLQPWRSKCEVIPLGINLRRPPPPATLRSELQWGPKTQLRLLSIGRLTYYKGFETLIKAVQAMPGVELVIAGEGELRVSLESLIRDTTPAGREPAVRLVGSVLDAEKHALLEACDVFCLASRERTEAFGIVLLEAMMHKRPCVVTDLPGSGMPWVVAHARSGLHVPIEDVESWRSTLARLQHDTRLRTQFGEAGYQALLQHFDIAQCERALAHQYQYLALGSTPAPPNPRVLVVISTRNHAASIQHLIERVRSLVGADVLVVDNRSSDGTCHLAESAGAWVLRPLLAMTTWGSLQTGLRYGLSRGYDAVITIDAEGRYEVEEISSLLSRRQDGDVVVSHFATRTSWARRLAWGWFRFLTGFALHDFVSGFRLYNRKALEVAVSTEATLLDYQDIGTLLLMRRQGLRIKEVALPMHTAKVDRSKIFQSWANALRYVAVSSLLCIAHWRTRGSAE, via the coding sequence GTGGCACTGCGCGTCCTGCACATCGGCAAATTCTTTCCGCCCTACCTGGGCGGCATGGAAGTGTTTCTGGCCGATCTCATCGAGGCCCAGCGCGCCCAGGGCATCGAAGCGTTTGCCCTGGTGCACGGCACGCCATTGCCCCAGGATCCGCCCTGGCTGGTGCGGGTGCCGGTGCAGTTCAATCTGGTGTATGCCCCGATCGCCCTGGGCTTTCGCTCGGCGCTGGGGCGGGCCATCCGGCGCTTCCAGCCCGATGTGCTGCACCTGCACCTGCCCAACAATTCCGCGCTCTGGGCGCTGACGCTGCCTGCGGCCCGCAAGGTGCCGTGCGTGGTGCACTGGCATTCGGACATCGTCGTCTCGGACATCAAGCTGTCGGTGGCGCTGGCGTACTTTTTGTACCGCCCCTTCGAGCATGCGGTGCTGGACCGGGCGCAAATGATCTTCGCCACGTCGCCGCCCTACCTGGAGGCCAGCGCGCCCCTGCAGCCGTGGCGCAGCAAGTGCGAAGTCATTCCCCTGGGCATCAACCTGCGGCGGCCGCCCCCGCCCGCCACCTTGCGCAGCGAGTTGCAGTGGGGCCCCAAAACGCAGCTGCGGCTGCTGTCCATCGGGCGCCTCACCTACTACAAGGGGTTCGAGACGCTCATCAAGGCGGTGCAGGCCATGCCAGGGGTGGAACTGGTGATCGCCGGCGAGGGCGAGTTGCGGGTGTCGCTGGAATCCCTGATCCGGGACACCACGCCCGCGGGCCGCGAACCCGCGGTGCGCCTGGTCGGCTCGGTGCTCGATGCGGAAAAGCACGCCCTGCTCGAAGCCTGCGACGTCTTCTGCCTGGCTTCCCGCGAGCGCACCGAAGCGTTCGGCATCGTGTTGCTGGAAGCCATGATGCACAAGCGCCCGTGCGTGGTGACAGACCTGCCCGGCTCCGGCATGCCCTGGGTGGTGGCGCACGCACGCTCCGGCTTGCATGTGCCCATCGAAGACGTGGAGAGCTGGCGCAGCACCCTGGCCCGGTTGCAGCACGACACGCGGCTGCGCACGCAGTTCGGCGAAGCGGGATACCAGGCGCTGCTCCAGCATTTCGACATTGCCCAGTGCGAACGCGCGCTGGCGCACCAGTACCAGTACCTGGCCCTTGGCAGCACGCCGGCCCCGCCCAATCCGCGCGTGCTGGTGGTGATCTCCACGCGCAACCATGCAGCGAGCATCCAGCACCTCATCGAGCGCGTTCGCTCGCTGGTGGGGGCCGATGTGCTGGTGGTGGACAACCGCAGCAGCGATGGCACCTGCCATCTGGCGGAGAGCGCGGGCGCGTGGGTGCTGCGCCCACTGCTGGCCATGACCACCTGGGGCAGCCTGCAGACGGGGCTTCGCTACGGGCTGTCGCGGGGCTATGACGCGGTGATCACCATCGATGCGGAAGGCCGCTATGAGGTGGAAGAGATCTCCAGCCTGCTGTCCCGCCGCCAGGACGGCGATGTGGTGGTGAGCCATTTCGCGACCCGAACCAGTTGGGCGCGCCGTTTGGCGTGGGGCTGGTTCCGGTTCCTGACAGGGTTTGCGCTGCACGACTTCGTGTCCGGCTTTCGCCTGTACAACCGCAAGGCCCTCGAAGTGGCGGTGTCCACCGAGGCCACCCTGCTCGACTACCAGGACATCGGCACCCTGCTGCTGATGCGGCGCCAGGGCCTGCGCATCAAGGAAGTCGCCTTGCCCATGCACACCGCCAAGGTGGATCGCTCGAAGATTTTCCAATCCTGGGCCAACGCGCTGCGGTATGTGGCAGTGTCGTCCCTGCTGTGCATTGCGCATTGGCGCACGCGCGGCTCGGCAGAGTAG
- a CDS encoding tetratricopeptide repeat protein, protein MAKPSISLAVFGIAVLAAVLVIYLPGWNHALLFDDLRLSDGAIFGSYGSLLTFKQRMLSYGSFIWVDSLAGPGWGKQRLVNIALHLATVAALYALVRDLLARTRFPEEFESQPHFGLSRQAAVRVGVALFAVNPMAVYAVAYLVQRSIVMATLFAVLACWCFVRGLSGRGVLWYGLALLSYVAAVLSKEHAVMIAAMAVPLYIHVRRPSWKTIATLAGACAAIIAVAAVIFFGIYGEFIGKLFDQRSLDFAKQLERLSPGITQRMYPLSILNEAALFFAYGFLWFFPNVMWMSVDLRPAFPLSYAAFPQILGVFGYLALWAAAIWAVIRRRGALSLVGVALMFPLLLFVTEFATVWVQDPFVLYRSYLWAIAMPVLIAIVLTGFKPKTIYVLGCMVGLVFSLLAFERVESLRDDYAAWGDAAEKIDLQASPSAVGRWRPFLNLGAYHLDRGSVAEAQKSFATAEALGSLQGSARFNIGVALQQQKKHAEALAAFTEAEKQGFTDLPLYYHRGESAFALGQFAAAYDSFTQGMTRAAEGITDKEVDRMRESMRMRRAEAAIGAQRYDDAISDFSTLMKATPNNQRLMLGLGMAQVGKGDTKAAIALFDQIIARTPNAAAAYYGRAMAHRTAGRLDDSLKDLDRAIAIDPRNPQYPQVRAQVAALKK, encoded by the coding sequence ATGGCCAAACCGTCCATTTCCCTTGCTGTTTTCGGCATCGCCGTTCTGGCGGCCGTGCTGGTCATCTACCTGCCCGGCTGGAACCATGCGTTGCTGTTCGACGATCTGCGGCTTTCCGACGGCGCCATCTTCGGCAGCTACGGCAGCCTGCTCACCTTCAAGCAGCGGATGCTGTCCTATGGCAGCTTCATCTGGGTGGACTCCTTGGCCGGCCCCGGCTGGGGCAAGCAGCGGCTCGTGAACATCGCGCTGCACCTGGCCACGGTGGCCGCGCTGTATGCCCTGGTGCGCGACCTGCTGGCCCGCACGCGCTTCCCGGAGGAATTCGAATCGCAGCCGCATTTCGGCCTGTCGCGGCAGGCGGCAGTGCGGGTGGGCGTGGCCCTGTTCGCGGTCAACCCCATGGCGGTGTATGCGGTGGCCTATCTGGTGCAGCGCTCCATCGTCATGGCCACGCTGTTCGCGGTATTGGCGTGCTGGTGCTTCGTGCGGGGGCTGTCCGGCCGGGGCGTGCTCTGGTATGGCCTGGCCCTTCTGAGCTACGTGGCGGCGGTGCTGTCCAAGGAGCACGCGGTCATGATCGCGGCGATGGCGGTGCCTCTGTACATCCACGTGCGCCGCCCCAGCTGGAAGACCATCGCCACCCTGGCGGGCGCCTGCGCCGCGATCATTGCGGTCGCGGCGGTGATCTTCTTCGGCATCTACGGCGAATTCATCGGCAAGCTGTTCGACCAGCGCTCGCTGGACTTCGCCAAGCAGTTGGAGCGCCTGAGCCCCGGCATCACGCAGCGCATGTACCCGCTCAGCATCCTGAACGAGGCGGCGCTCTTCTTTGCCTACGGCTTCCTCTGGTTCTTCCCGAACGTGATGTGGATGTCGGTGGACCTGCGGCCCGCGTTCCCCCTGTCGTATGCCGCGTTTCCGCAGATTTTGGGCGTCTTCGGCTATCTGGCGCTGTGGGCCGCTGCGATCTGGGCCGTGATACGCCGCCGTGGCGCATTGAGCCTGGTAGGCGTCGCGCTGATGTTCCCCCTGCTGCTGTTCGTGACCGAATTCGCGACGGTGTGGGTGCAAGACCCGTTCGTGCTTTACCGCAGCTATCTGTGGGCCATCGCCATGCCGGTGCTGATCGCCATCGTGCTGACCGGATTCAAGCCGAAAACCATCTATGTGCTGGGCTGCATGGTGGGCCTGGTGTTCAGCCTGCTGGCCTTCGAGCGCGTGGAGTCCCTGCGGGACGACTACGCCGCGTGGGGAGACGCCGCTGAAAAGATCGACCTGCAGGCATCGCCGAGCGCCGTGGGCCGCTGGCGGCCGTTCCTGAACCTCGGCGCCTATCACCTGGACCGCGGCTCGGTCGCCGAGGCCCAGAAGAGCTTTGCCACCGCCGAGGCGCTGGGATCGCTGCAGGGCTCCGCACGCTTCAACATCGGCGTTGCCTTGCAGCAGCAAAAGAAACATGCCGAGGCGCTGGCTGCGTTCACGGAGGCCGAAAAGCAAGGCTTCACCGATCTGCCGCTGTACTACCACCGGGGCGAATCCGCTTTCGCGCTGGGGCAGTTTGCCGCAGCGTACGACAGCTTTACCCAGGGCATGACGCGCGCTGCCGAAGGCATCACCGACAAGGAAGTCGACCGCATGCGCGAATCGATGCGCATGCGCCGTGCCGAAGCCGCGATTGGCGCGCAGCGGTACGACGATGCCATCAGCGATTTCAGCACCTTGATGAAGGCCACGCCCAACAACCAGCGGCTGATGCTGGGCCTCGGGATGGCGCAGGTCGGCAAGGGCGACACGAAGGCGGCGATTGCGCTGTTCGACCAGATCATCGCGCGCACGCCCAACGCCGCCGCGGCCTACTACGGGCGGGCCATGGCCCACCGCACGGCCGGCCGCCTGGACGACAGCCTCAAGGACCTGGACCGCGCCATCGCGATCGATCCGCGCAATCCGCAGTATCCGCAGGTGCGCGCCCAGGTGGCGGCCCTGAAGAAATAG
- a CDS encoding TetR/AcrR family transcriptional regulator, translating to MVQMSPSPKPSRPAPVRTRTAPQPPTSDGVPADPVRPPTASRLKKEQAILTEAETQFAQFGFEGASLESIAAAIGLSRHNLLYYFPNKEALYLRVLDDVLNQWLAGMEEMSHGDDPHKALRRYIRAKLRSSLERPNAAKVFAKEVIAGAPRYAGVIAERVGPVLKNDVRTFERWAREGRIAKVNFTHLMFIIWSVTQAYADQQAQFALLLGKPALTERDYDKAEELLCHLVLRGLEPGPSAPGQD from the coding sequence ATGGTGCAAATGAGCCCTTCGCCCAAGCCCTCCCGCCCCGCGCCTGTGCGAACACGCACCGCCCCGCAGCCCCCCACGTCCGATGGGGTGCCCGCCGACCCGGTACGCCCGCCCACCGCCTCGCGGCTCAAGAAGGAGCAGGCCATCCTCACCGAGGCGGAAACGCAGTTTGCGCAGTTCGGCTTCGAGGGCGCATCGCTGGAGAGCATCGCCGCGGCCATCGGGCTCAGCCGCCACAACCTGCTGTATTACTTTCCGAACAAGGAGGCGCTGTACCTGCGCGTGCTGGACGATGTGCTCAACCAGTGGCTGGCCGGCATGGAAGAGATGTCCCACGGCGATGATCCGCACAAGGCGCTGCGCCGCTACATCCGCGCCAAGCTGCGCTCGTCGCTGGAGCGGCCCAACGCCGCCAAGGTGTTCGCCAAGGAGGTCATCGCCGGCGCGCCGCGCTATGCGGGCGTGATTGCCGAACGCGTGGGCCCGGTGCTCAAGAACGACGTACGCACCTTCGAGCGCTGGGCGCGCGAGGGCCGCATCGCCAAGGTGAATTTCACCCACCTGATGTTCATCATCTGGTCCGTGACCCAGGCCTATGCCGACCAGCAGGCCCAGTTCGCGCTGCTGCTGGGCAAGCCCGCCCTGACGGAGCGCGACTACGACAAGGCAGAGGAATTGCTCTGCCACCTGGTGCTGCGGGGCCTGGAGCCCGGGCCATCGGCGCCCGGGCAGGACTGA
- a CDS encoding NAD(P)-dependent oxidoreductase: protein METTASRACGIHAARLNLADYAVNFGDAHPPLTRAQALVEAERCYYCFDAPCATACPTGIDIPSFIHRIAQGNDRGAARAILEANPLGGMCARVCPTEVLCEQACVRNSHDDKPVEIGALQRHATDAYFADPGAPLFTRAAPTGRRVAVVGAGPAGLACAHGLAVRGHDVVLFEARPKLGGLNEYGLASYKTTGGFAQKEIEWLLSIGGIEVRCNQVLGRDVTVDSLLQAYDAVFLGLGLAGVNALGIAEPQAEGLRNAVDFIADVRQAQDLSAVPVGRRVVVIGGGMTAVDAAVQARKLGAEEVTIVYRRGADSMSASAVEQRWAQTNGVAIRHWAAPKELLSEGGVVRGMRFAATALAGGRLVDTGEAFTLEADMVLKAIGQSYLPEHAGPTVALQAGRIATDDMGRTSVARLWAGGDCRAGGRDLTVEAVEHGKVAALSISEALRG from the coding sequence ATGGAAACGACCGCAAGCCGCGCCTGCGGCATTCATGCCGCACGCCTGAACCTGGCCGACTACGCCGTGAACTTCGGCGATGCGCACCCGCCGCTCACCCGGGCGCAGGCCCTGGTAGAGGCCGAGCGCTGCTATTACTGCTTCGATGCGCCGTGCGCCACGGCGTGCCCGACTGGCATCGACATTCCCTCGTTCATCCACCGCATCGCGCAGGGCAACGACCGCGGCGCGGCCCGTGCCATTCTGGAGGCCAACCCGCTGGGCGGCATGTGCGCCCGCGTCTGCCCGACCGAGGTGCTGTGCGAGCAGGCCTGCGTGCGCAACTCGCATGACGACAAGCCCGTGGAGATCGGCGCGCTGCAGCGCCACGCCACCGATGCGTACTTTGCCGACCCGGGCGCGCCCCTGTTCACCCGTGCCGCGCCCACGGGCCGTCGGGTGGCTGTGGTGGGCGCGGGGCCCGCAGGGCTGGCCTGCGCCCATGGCCTGGCGGTGCGCGGGCACGACGTGGTGCTGTTCGAGGCACGCCCCAAGCTGGGCGGCTTGAACGAGTACGGCCTGGCCAGCTACAAGACCACGGGTGGCTTCGCGCAAAAGGAGATCGAGTGGCTGCTGTCCATCGGCGGCATCGAGGTGCGCTGCAACCAGGTGCTGGGCCGCGACGTCACCGTGGACAGCCTGCTGCAGGCCTACGACGCCGTTTTCCTCGGCCTGGGCCTGGCGGGCGTCAATGCGCTGGGCATCGCCGAGCCGCAGGCCGAGGGGCTGCGCAACGCGGTGGATTTCATTGCCGATGTGCGCCAGGCGCAGGACCTTTCGGCCGTCCCCGTGGGCCGCCGCGTGGTCGTGATCGGCGGCGGCATGACGGCCGTGGACGCTGCCGTGCAGGCGCGCAAGCTGGGCGCCGAAGAGGTGACCATCGTCTATCGCCGCGGAGCCGACAGCATGTCCGCCTCCGCTGTGGAGCAACGCTGGGCGCAGACGAACGGCGTGGCCATCCGCCACTGGGCAGCGCCCAAGGAATTGCTCAGCGAGGGCGGGGTGGTGCGTGGCATGCGGTTCGCGGCCACGGCCCTGGCGGGCGGTCGGCTCGTGGACACGGGCGAAGCCTTCACGCTGGAGGCCGACATGGTGCTCAAGGCCATCGGCCAGAGCTACCTGCCCGAACACGCCGGCCCCACGGTGGCCCTGCAGGCCGGGCGCATCGCCACCGACGACATGGGCCGCACCAGCGTGGCACGGCTGTGGGCCGGCGGGGACTGCCGTGCCGGCGGGCGCGACCTCACGGTCGAGGCGGTCGAGCACGGCAAGGTGGCCGCCCTCTCCATCAGCGAGGCGCTGCGCGGCTGA
- the preA gene encoding NAD-dependent dihydropyrimidine dehydrogenase subunit PreA, translating to MADIRSRFLGIESPNPFWLASAPPTDKEINVTRAFEAGWGGVVWKTLGEDPHVVNVNGPRYATLMSQDRRVIGLNNIELITDRPLQTNLDEIRRVKRNWPDRAMIVSLMVPCVEESWKRILPMVEDVGADGIELNFGCPHGMSERGMGAAVGQVPEYIQMVTAWCKHYSRLPVIVKLTPNITDVRQPARAAKAGGADAVSLINTINSIMGVDLERMVMSPSTGGLGSHGGYCGPAVKPIALNMVAEIARDAQTAGLPISGIGGISTWRDTAEYIALGCGTVQVCTAAMVYGFKIVQDMCDGLSNFMDAHGYQTLDDFRGQAVPTVKDWKQLDLNHIDKAVIDQDACIQCGRCHVVCEDTSHQAITFTKDGGVRRFEVNDAECVGCNLCVSICPVPECITLRSLAPGEVDARTGKVVTGEYANWTMHPNNPQRVAA from the coding sequence ATGGCAGACATCCGCAGCCGCTTTCTCGGCATCGAGAGCCCCAACCCGTTCTGGCTGGCCTCCGCACCGCCCACCGACAAGGAGATCAACGTCACCCGCGCCTTCGAGGCGGGCTGGGGCGGCGTGGTCTGGAAGACGCTGGGCGAAGACCCGCACGTGGTCAACGTCAACGGCCCGCGCTATGCCACGCTGATGTCGCAGGACCGCCGCGTGATCGGGCTCAACAACATCGAGCTCATCACCGACCGCCCGCTGCAGACCAACCTGGACGAGATCCGCCGCGTGAAGCGCAACTGGCCCGACCGCGCGATGATCGTCTCGCTCATGGTGCCCTGCGTGGAAGAAAGCTGGAAGCGCATCCTGCCCATGGTGGAGGACGTGGGGGCCGACGGCATCGAGCTGAACTTCGGCTGCCCGCACGGCATGAGCGAGCGCGGCATGGGCGCCGCCGTGGGCCAGGTGCCCGAATACATCCAGATGGTGACGGCCTGGTGCAAGCATTACAGCCGGCTGCCGGTGATCGTGAAGCTCACGCCCAACATCACCGACGTGCGCCAGCCCGCTCGCGCCGCCAAGGCCGGCGGGGCCGATGCGGTGTCGCTCATCAACACCATCAACTCCATCATGGGCGTGGACCTGGAACGCATGGTCATGAGCCCCAGCACCGGCGGCCTGGGCTCGCACGGCGGCTACTGCGGCCCGGCGGTCAAGCCCATCGCGCTCAACATGGTGGCCGAGATCGCGCGCGACGCGCAGACCGCCGGCCTGCCCATCAGCGGCATCGGCGGCATCTCCACCTGGCGCGATACGGCCGAGTACATCGCCCTGGGCTGCGGCACCGTGCAGGTCTGCACCGCCGCCATGGTGTACGGCTTCAAGATCGTGCAGGACATGTGCGACGGGCTGTCCAACTTCATGGATGCGCACGGCTACCAGACCCTCGACGACTTCCGCGGGCAGGCCGTGCCGACGGTCAAGGACTGGAAGCAGCTGGACCTGAACCACATCGACAAGGCCGTGATCGATCAGGACGCCTGCATCCAATGCGGCCGCTGCCACGTGGTGTGCGAAGACACCTCCCACCAGGCCATCACCTTCACCAAGGACGGCGGCGTGCGCCGCTTCGAGGTGAACGATGCCGAATGCGTGGGCTGCAACCTGTGCGTGTCGATCTGCCCCGTGCCCGAATGCATCACGCTGCGCAGCCTCGCGCCCGGCGAGGTCGATGCGCGCACAGGCAAGGTGGTGACGGGCGAGTACGCCAACTGGACCATGCACCCCAACAACCCGCAGCGCGTGGCCGCCTGA
- a CDS encoding NCS1 family nucleobase:cation symporter-1, which produces MKTLHAPGASNELWNDDLAPTQPHQRTWRWYHFAALWVGMVMCIPAYTLAASLIDSGMSWGQAVGTVFLGNLIVLVPMLLIGHAGAKYGIPYAVLARASFGTRGAKLPALLRALVACGWYGIQTWFGGMMIYTLAGVLLGHPLAGDKIAGLGINLGQLVCFLVFWAIQFYFVVHGIESIRKLETWTAPIKIVICFLLLWWAYDKAGGFGPILDQPSQFAPGGKKEGQFGAVFWPSLTAMVGFWATLALNIPDFTRFAKSQRDQVVGQAIGLPVPMGLLAALAVFVTSATVVIYGKALWDPVDLASRMTGAAVLIALIILLIDTVSVNLAANLVGPAYDFSALSPSRISYRVGGYITVGIAIAMMPWKILESTQGYIFTWLIGYSALLGPVAGILMVDYYLVRRTELDVAALYEERGAYRYRGGWNAVAVVAFLLGVAPNIPGFLNAAFPAAFPGVGEVFKQIYAYAWFIGLAIAAVVYRLGMAGQVRPAPAPLRRA; this is translated from the coding sequence ATGAAGACCCTGCATGCCCCTGGTGCCAGCAACGAACTGTGGAACGACGACCTGGCGCCCACCCAGCCGCACCAGCGCACCTGGCGCTGGTATCACTTCGCGGCCCTGTGGGTGGGCATGGTGATGTGCATTCCCGCCTACACCCTGGCCGCCAGCCTGATCGACAGCGGCATGTCGTGGGGGCAGGCGGTGGGCACGGTGTTCCTGGGCAACCTGATCGTGCTGGTGCCCATGCTGCTCATCGGCCATGCGGGGGCCAAGTACGGCATTCCCTACGCGGTGCTGGCGCGCGCCTCGTTCGGCACGCGCGGCGCCAAGCTGCCGGCGCTTCTGCGCGCACTGGTGGCCTGCGGCTGGTACGGCATCCAGACCTGGTTCGGCGGCATGATGATCTACACGCTGGCCGGCGTGCTCCTCGGGCACCCTTTGGCGGGCGACAAGATCGCGGGGCTGGGCATCAACCTGGGCCAGCTGGTGTGCTTCCTGGTGTTCTGGGCGATCCAGTTCTACTTCGTGGTGCACGGCATCGAGTCCATCCGCAAGCTCGAGACCTGGACGGCGCCGATCAAGATCGTCATCTGCTTTCTGCTGCTGTGGTGGGCGTATGACAAAGCGGGCGGTTTCGGGCCCATCCTGGACCAGCCCTCGCAGTTCGCGCCCGGCGGCAAGAAGGAGGGGCAGTTCGGCGCCGTGTTCTGGCCGTCGCTGACCGCCATGGTGGGCTTCTGGGCCACGCTGGCGCTCAACATTCCCGACTTCACGCGGTTCGCCAAATCGCAAAGGGACCAGGTGGTGGGCCAGGCCATCGGCCTGCCGGTGCCCATGGGGCTGCTGGCCGCGCTGGCGGTGTTCGTCACCTCGGCCACGGTGGTCATCTATGGCAAGGCGCTGTGGGACCCGGTGGACCTGGCCAGCCGCATGACGGGCGCGGCCGTGCTGATCGCGCTCATCATCTTGCTGATCGACACCGTCAGCGTGAACCTGGCGGCCAACCTCGTGGGGCCCGCCTACGACTTCTCCGCGCTGAGCCCCTCGCGCATCAGCTACCGCGTGGGCGGCTACATCACCGTGGGCATCGCCATCGCGATGATGCCGTGGAAGATCCTGGAATCGACCCAGGGCTATATCTTCACCTGGCTCATCGGCTACTCGGCGCTGCTGGGGCCGGTGGCCGGCATCCTGATGGTGGACTACTACCTGGTGCGCCGCACCGAGCTGGACGTGGCCGCGCTGTACGAAGAGCGCGGCGCCTACCGCTACCGCGGCGGCTGGAACGCGGTGGCCGTGGTGGCCTTCCTGCTGGGCGTGGCGCCCAACATTCCCGGCTTTCTGAACGCCGCGTTTCCGGCTGCCTTCCCCGGCGTGGGCGAGGTGTTCAAGCAGATCTATGCCTATGCCTGGTTCATCGGCCTGGCGATTGCCGCCGTGGTGTACCGCCTCGGCATGGCCGGCCAGGTGCGCCCGGCGCCCGCGCCCCTGCGCCGCGCCTGA